A stretch of Pseudomonas sp. 7SR1 DNA encodes these proteins:
- the argA gene encoding amino-acid N-acetyltransferase: protein MPEYVNWLRHASPYINAHRDCTFIVMLPGDGVEHPNFGNIVHDLVLLHSLGVRLVLVHGSRPQIETRLAARGLTPHYHRGMRITDAATLECVIDAVGQLRIAIEARLSMDMASSPMQGSRLRVASGNLVTARPIGVLEGVDYHHTGEVRRVDRKGINRLLDERSIVLLSPLGYSPTGEIFNLACEDVATRAAIDLAADKLLLFGSEQGLIGEDGRLVRELRPQQVPAHMQRLGSDYQAELLDAAAQACRGGVARSHIVSYAEDGALLAELFTRDGSGTLVAQEQFEVVREAAIEDVGGLLELISPLEEQGILVRRSREVLEREIEQFSVVEREGMIIACAALYQIADSDAGELACLAVNPEYRHGGRGDELLERIEARARAQGLKTLFVLTTRTAHWFRERGFEPSSVERLPAARASLYNYQRNSKIFEKAL from the coding sequence ATGCCCGAATACGTCAATTGGCTTCGCCACGCTTCGCCGTACATCAATGCCCACCGCGATTGCACCTTCATCGTCATGCTGCCCGGCGACGGTGTGGAACACCCCAACTTCGGCAACATCGTCCATGACCTGGTGCTGCTGCACAGCCTCGGCGTGCGCCTGGTACTGGTGCATGGCTCGCGCCCGCAGATCGAGACTCGCCTCGCCGCCCGCGGCCTGACCCCCCATTACCACCGCGGCATGCGTATCACCGATGCCGCGACTCTCGAGTGTGTGATCGATGCGGTCGGCCAGTTGCGCATCGCCATCGAGGCGCGCCTGTCCATGGACATGGCTTCGTCGCCCATGCAGGGTTCGCGGCTGCGGGTCGCCAGCGGCAACCTGGTCACCGCACGGCCCATCGGCGTGCTGGAGGGGGTCGATTACCACCACACCGGAGAAGTGCGTCGGGTCGACCGCAAGGGCATCAACCGCTTGCTGGACGAGCGCTCCATCGTGTTGCTGTCGCCGTTGGGCTATTCCCCCACCGGGGAGATCTTCAACCTCGCCTGCGAAGATGTCGCCACTCGCGCGGCCATCGACCTGGCCGCCGACAAGTTGCTGCTGTTCGGCTCCGAGCAAGGCTTGATCGGCGAGGACGGCAGACTGGTGCGCGAGTTGCGTCCGCAACAGGTCCCGGCCCATATGCAACGCCTGGGCAGCGACTACCAGGCCGAGCTGCTGGATGCGGCGGCCCAGGCCTGCCGTGGCGGTGTGGCGCGCAGTCATATCGTCAGTTACGCCGAGGACGGTGCGCTGCTGGCCGAACTGTTCACCCGCGACGGCAGTGGCACGCTGGTGGCCCAGGAACAATTCGAAGTGGTGCGTGAAGCGGCCATCGAAGACGTCGGCGGCCTGCTGGAATTGATCAGCCCGTTGGAAGAACAGGGGATCCTGGTGCGTCGCTCTCGTGAGGTGCTGGAACGCGAAATCGAGCAGTTCAGCGTGGTCGAGCGCGAAGGCATGATCATCGCCTGCGCGGCGCTCTACCAAATCGCCGACTCGGATGCCGGGGAACTGGCCTGCCTGGCGGTGAACCCGGAATACCGCCATGGCGGGCGCGGCGACGAACTGCTGGAGCGGATCGAAGCCCGCGCTCGCGCCCAAGGGCTCAAGACGCTGTTCGTACTGACGACCCGGACTGCCCACTGGTTCCGCGAGCGTGGCTTCGAGCCCAGCAGCGTGGAACGCCTGCCGGCGGCACGGGCATCCTTGTACAACTATCAACGCAATTCGAAGATCTTCGAAAAAGCCCTGTAG
- a CDS encoding OprD family porin, with amino-acid sequence MKKSTLALAVAVGVLAQQAGAAGFIEDSKASVSSRTLYFNNDNHETGSEDLRETGTGLKFDYKSGFTQGVVGFGIDAQALVGIRLDGGRGRNAGSYMPSDTDGSAVHEWSRLSGNVKALFSKTEAHLGGALQPNLPILVANDSRLLPQTFEGGTITSKEIDNVTFNAGQLEHATGRASSNSTGLAVAGGTEDSNQFRFAGADWKVTKDLTLQYYYANLQDYYKQHFLGAVHVFPISEGQSFKTDLRYFDSSSDGRNGDAGYRFNNNGGYAKTPGEVDNKTWSAMFTYTLGGSAFLLGHQQVGDDGGFVYLNQGNVVDGNGRPEGAGGASFYLFTDSMINGFVRAGENTTFGQYSYDFASLGVPGLKASVAYLRGDDVKSATGGSDYSEWERDMRVDYVIQQGALKGFGTTLRQGTYRSSGAGDSQDQTRLIFNYTYNFM; translated from the coding sequence ATGAAGAAGTCCACCTTGGCCCTGGCTGTGGCCGTTGGGGTATTGGCGCAGCAGGCAGGCGCCGCCGGTTTTATCGAGGACAGCAAGGCGTCCGTCAGTTCTCGTACTCTGTACTTCAATAACGATAACCATGAAACGGGCAGCGAGGACCTGCGCGAAACAGGGACTGGCCTCAAGTTCGACTACAAGTCTGGTTTCACGCAAGGTGTCGTCGGTTTCGGTATCGATGCTCAGGCGCTGGTGGGGATTCGTCTCGATGGGGGACGGGGGCGTAACGCTGGCTCCTATATGCCAAGCGACACCGATGGTTCGGCGGTCCACGAGTGGAGCCGTCTGTCGGGTAACGTGAAGGCGCTCTTCTCCAAGACCGAGGCTCACCTGGGTGGTGCCCTGCAGCCTAACCTGCCGATCCTGGTGGCCAACGACAGCCGTCTGCTGCCACAGACCTTCGAAGGTGGCACCATCACCTCCAAGGAAATCGACAATGTGACCTTCAACGCAGGTCAGCTGGAACATGCCACTGGCCGTGCATCGAGCAACAGCACCGGTCTGGCAGTGGCGGGCGGTACCGAGGACAGCAACCAGTTCCGTTTTGCCGGCGCCGACTGGAAGGTCACCAAAGACCTGACCCTGCAGTACTACTACGCCAACCTGCAAGACTATTACAAACAGCACTTCCTGGGCGCCGTACACGTATTCCCGATCAGCGAAGGCCAATCGTTCAAGACTGACCTGCGTTATTTCGACAGCAGCTCCGACGGCCGTAACGGCGATGCTGGCTACCGCTTCAACAACAACGGTGGCTATGCCAAGACGCCGGGCGAGGTCGATAACAAGACCTGGAGCGCCATGTTCACTTACACCCTCGGCGGCAGCGCGTTCCTGTTGGGTCACCAGCAAGTCGGTGATGACGGTGGCTTCGTCTACCTGAACCAGGGCAACGTGGTCGATGGCAACGGTCGTCCTGAAGGGGCTGGTGGTGCGAGCTTCTACCTGTTCACCGACAGCATGATCAACGGGTTTGTCCGTGCCGGTGAAAATACCACCTTCGGTCAGTACTCCTACGACTTCGCTTCCTTGGGCGTTCCAGGCCTGAAAGCCTCGGTCGCCTATCTGCGTGGTGACGATGTCAAATCCGCCACGGGTGGAAGCGACTACTCCGAGTGGGAACGCGACATGCGTGTGGATTACGTAATCCAGCAAGGCGCATTGAAAGGCTTCGGCACTACCCTGCGCCAGGGTACCTACCGCAGCAGCGGTGCAGGCGACAGTCAGGACCAGACCCGTCTGATCTTCAACTACACTTACAACTTCATGTAA
- a CDS encoding peroxiredoxin, with product MSLRLGDIAPDFEQDSSAGRIRFHEWLGTSWGVLFSHPADFTPVCTTELGLTAKLKDEFAKRGVKAIALSVDPVDSHHKWIEDINETQNAIVDFPILADADRKVSDLYDLIHPNASDTLTVRSLFVIDPNKKIRLTITYPASTGRNFNEILRVIDSLQLTDNYKVATPANWQDGDEVVIVPSLKDEEELKQRFPKGYRAVKPYLRLTPQPNR from the coding sequence ATGAGCCTCAGACTCGGCGACATCGCCCCCGATTTCGAACAGGATTCCAGCGCCGGCAGGATTCGCTTCCACGAATGGCTTGGCACTAGCTGGGGTGTGCTGTTTTCTCACCCGGCGGATTTCACCCCCGTGTGCACCACCGAACTGGGTTTGACCGCCAAGCTCAAGGATGAATTCGCCAAGCGCGGCGTCAAGGCCATCGCCCTGTCGGTAGACCCGGTGGACTCGCATCACAAATGGATCGAGGACATCAACGAAACTCAGAACGCCATCGTCGATTTTCCCATCCTGGCCGATGCCGACCGCAAGGTCTCCGACCTGTACGACCTTATCCATCCCAATGCCAGCGATACCTTGACCGTGCGTTCGCTGTTCGTGATCGACCCGAACAAGAAGATCCGCCTGACCATCACCTACCCGGCCAGCACCGGGCGCAATTTCAACGAGATCCTGCGGGTGATCGATTCCTTGCAACTGACCGATAACTACAAGGTCGCTACCCCGGCCAACTGGCAGGACGGCGATGAAGTGGTGATCGTGCCGTCGCTCAAGGACGAGGAGGAGCTCAAGCAACGCTTCCCCAAGGGCTATCGCGCGGTAAAGCCTTACCTGCGCCTGACACCGCAGCCCAACAGGTAG
- the ssuE gene encoding NADPH-dependent FMN reductase: protein MFVVSLGGSPSQRSRSGVLLERSQRWLQQQGVEVVSYQVRDFPAEDLLHARFDSPKVVDLLQRIENADGLLIATPVYKASFSGALKTVLDLLPERALSHKVVLPMATGGSIAHMLAVDYALKPVLSALKAQEMLQGIFAEDSQIAYGEGSAQAQLTPALQQRLDEALEQFLSAMARRPKPLDPGLLNERLLSARWSI, encoded by the coding sequence ATGTTTGTCGTCTCACTCGGTGGCAGTCCCAGTCAGCGTTCCCGTTCCGGGGTATTGCTGGAGCGGTCGCAGCGCTGGTTGCAGCAGCAAGGTGTGGAAGTGGTGAGCTATCAGGTGCGTGATTTCCCCGCCGAAGACCTGCTCCATGCCCGTTTCGACAGTCCCAAGGTGGTCGACCTGCTCCAGCGAATCGAAAACGCCGACGGTTTGTTGATTGCCACGCCGGTGTACAAGGCTTCCTTTTCCGGCGCGTTGAAAACCGTGCTGGACTTGCTTCCCGAACGTGCCTTGAGCCACAAGGTGGTATTGCCCATGGCCACGGGCGGCAGCATTGCCCACATGTTGGCCGTGGACTACGCCCTCAAGCCCGTGCTTTCGGCGCTCAAGGCCCAGGAAATGCTCCAGGGCATCTTTGCCGAAGACAGTCAGATCGCCTACGGCGAAGGCTCTGCCCAGGCCCAGCTGACGCCCGCCTTGCAGCAGCGACTGGACGAAGCGCTCGAGCAGTTTCTCAGCGCCATGGCTCGTCGACCCAAGCCGCTGGATCCAGGCCTGTTGAACGAACGTTTGTTGAGTGCTCGCTGGAGCATTTGA
- a CDS encoding sulfonate ABC transporter substrate-binding protein yields the protein MRSVILRRGLVALFAAAVSFGAITQAQAETLRIGYQKYGTLVLLKAKGSLEKRLAAQGVDVQWTEFPGGPQLLEGLNVGSIDFGVTGETPPVFAQAAGADLLYVAYEPPAPGSEAILVPKGSPIQSVQDLKGKKVALNKGSNVHYLLVRALEDAGLKYSDIQTVFLPPADARAAFERGSVDAWVIWDPYQAAAEQQLQARTLRDGKGIVDNHQFYLATRPYAQKHPQVITTLVEEVRAVGEWSRANPEDVTRQVSPLLGLPADITLTSVKRQGYGALFLTPQVIAAQQKIADSFYQLKLIPKPLSIKDVIWTPPAAVANAQ from the coding sequence ATGCGCTCTGTCATTTTGCGTCGCGGGCTGGTCGCTCTGTTTGCTGCGGCTGTGTCCTTCGGCGCCATCACCCAGGCCCAAGCCGAGACCCTGCGGATCGGTTATCAGAAGTACGGCACGCTGGTGCTGCTCAAGGCCAAGGGCTCGCTGGAAAAACGTCTCGCCGCCCAAGGCGTGGACGTGCAGTGGACCGAGTTTCCCGGTGGCCCGCAGTTGCTCGAAGGCCTGAACGTCGGCTCCATCGATTTCGGTGTCACGGGGGAAACCCCACCGGTGTTCGCCCAGGCGGCGGGTGCCGATCTGCTCTATGTCGCCTATGAACCGCCAGCGCCCGGCAGCGAGGCGATCCTGGTGCCCAAGGGCTCGCCCATCCAGTCGGTGCAGGACCTCAAGGGCAAGAAGGTCGCCCTGAACAAGGGCTCCAACGTGCATTACCTGCTGGTGCGCGCGCTGGAGGACGCTGGCCTCAAGTATTCCGACATCCAGACCGTGTTCCTGCCCCCGGCTGACGCCCGCGCGGCGTTCGAACGTGGCAGTGTCGATGCCTGGGTGATCTGGGACCCTTACCAGGCCGCCGCCGAACAACAGTTGCAGGCCCGGACCCTGCGTGACGGCAAGGGCATCGTCGACAATCACCAGTTCTATCTCGCCACCCGACCCTATGCGCAAAAGCATCCCCAGGTCATCACGACCCTGGTGGAAGAAGTGCGCGCCGTGGGCGAATGGTCCAGGGCCAATCCTGAGGACGTGACCCGACAGGTATCGCCACTGCTTGGCCTGCCCGCCGACATCACCCTGACGTCGGTGAAGCGCCAGGGCTACGGAGCGCTGTTCCTCACACCGCAAGTGATCGCGGCGCAACAGAAGATCGCCGACAGCTTCTATCAGCTCAAGTTGATACCCAAGCCGCTGAGCATCAAGGACGTGATCTGGACGCCACCGGCGGCCGTTGCGAACGCGCAGTAA
- the ssuD gene encoding FMNH2-dependent alkanesulfonate monooxygenase, with protein MSLNIFWFLPTHGDGHYLGTAEGARAVDHGYLQQIAQAADRLGFGGVLIPTGRSCEDSWLVAASLIPVTQRLKFLVALRPGIISPTVAARQAATLDRLSGGRALFNLVTGGDPDELAGDGLFLDHEARYQASVEFTRIWRRVLEGETVDYDGEHISVKGAKLLYPPIQQPRPPLYFGGSSEAAQDLAAEQVDMVLTWGEPPAAVAEKIEQVRVKAARLGRTVRFGIRLHVIVRETNAEAWQAADRLISHLDDDTIARAQASLARFDSVGQQRMAALHGGRRDKLEVSPNLWAGVGLVRGGAGTALVGDGPTVAARVKEYAELGIDTFIFSGYPHLEESYRVAELLFPHLDVERAPLPQSQGYVSPFGEMVANDILPKAASQS; from the coding sequence ATGAGCCTCAATATTTTCTGGTTCCTGCCTACCCACGGCGACGGCCATTACCTTGGCACCGCCGAAGGCGCTCGCGCCGTCGATCACGGTTACCTGCAGCAGATTGCCCAGGCGGCGGATCGGCTGGGGTTCGGTGGGGTGCTGATCCCCACCGGGCGCTCCTGCGAAGATTCCTGGTTGGTGGCCGCTTCGCTGATTCCCGTGACCCAGCGCCTGAAATTCCTCGTGGCGCTGCGCCCAGGGATCATTTCCCCGACGGTGGCGGCGCGTCAGGCCGCGACCCTGGATCGCTTGTCTGGGGGGAGGGCGCTGTTCAACCTGGTAACCGGGGGCGACCCGGACGAACTGGCCGGCGACGGCCTGTTCCTGGACCACGAGGCACGCTACCAGGCGTCGGTGGAGTTCACCCGTATCTGGCGCCGCGTGCTGGAAGGCGAGACGGTGGACTACGACGGCGAGCACATCAGCGTGAAGGGTGCCAAGCTGCTTTATCCGCCGATCCAGCAACCACGCCCGCCGCTGTATTTCGGCGGCTCCTCGGAAGCCGCCCAGGACCTGGCCGCCGAGCAGGTGGACATGGTGCTGACGTGGGGCGAGCCGCCAGCGGCCGTGGCGGAAAAGATCGAACAGGTCCGGGTCAAGGCGGCCAGGCTCGGGCGCACGGTGCGCTTCGGCATTCGCCTGCATGTGATCGTGCGAGAAACCAATGCCGAAGCCTGGCAGGCGGCCGACCGATTGATCTCCCATCTGGACGACGACACCATCGCCCGTGCCCAGGCCTCCCTGGCGCGCTTCGATTCGGTGGGCCAGCAACGCATGGCTGCGCTGCACGGTGGACGGCGCGACAAATTGGAGGTCAGCCCGAATCTATGGGCCGGTGTCGGCCTGGTTCGGGGCGGAGCCGGGACGGCACTGGTGGGCGATGGCCCGACCGTCGCTGCGCGGGTCAAGGAATACGCCGAGTTGGGGATCGACACCTTTATCTTCTCCGGCTACCCGCATCTGGAAGAGTCCTACCGCGTGGCGGAGTTGCTTTTCCCTCATCTGGATGTGGAGCGTGCGCCGTTGCCGCAGAGCCAGGGGTACGTAAGCCCGTTCGGTGAGATGGTCGCCAACGATATCCTGCCCAAAGCCGCTTCCCAGAGTTGA
- the ssuC gene encoding aliphatic sulfonate ABC transporter permease SsuC produces the protein MKKLIHNLAPWAVPLLLLVVWQLSVSAGWLSTRILPAPVAVIEAGAQLVRSGEIWTHLAISGWRAALGFLIGGGIGLALGFITGLSKWGERLLDSSVQMLRNVPHLALIPLVILWFGIDESAKIFLVALGTLFPVYLNTYHGIRNVDPALVEMSRSYGVSGFSLFRQVILPGALPSILVGVRFALGFMWLTLIVAETISANAGIGYLAMNAREFLQTDVVVLAILLYAVLGKLADLAARGLERVWLRWHPAYQVRSAGAA, from the coding sequence ATGAAGAAACTTATCCACAACCTGGCGCCGTGGGCGGTGCCGCTGTTGTTGCTGGTGGTGTGGCAGCTGTCGGTATCGGCGGGCTGGTTATCCACGCGGATCCTGCCGGCCCCGGTGGCCGTGATCGAAGCCGGAGCGCAGTTGGTGCGCAGCGGCGAAATCTGGACTCACCTGGCAATCAGTGGCTGGCGAGCGGCGCTGGGTTTCCTGATCGGTGGCGGCATCGGCCTGGCCCTGGGTTTCATCACCGGCCTGTCGAAATGGGGCGAGCGCCTGCTGGACAGCTCGGTGCAGATGCTGCGAAACGTGCCCCACCTGGCGTTGATTCCCCTGGTGATCCTGTGGTTCGGCATCGATGAGTCGGCGAAGATTTTCCTGGTGGCGCTGGGCACGCTATTTCCGGTCTACCTCAATACTTACCACGGGATCCGCAACGTCGATCCGGCGTTGGTGGAGATGTCCCGCAGCTACGGGGTGTCCGGGTTCAGCCTGTTTCGGCAGGTGATCCTGCCGGGTGCATTGCCCTCTATCCTGGTGGGCGTGCGCTTCGCGCTGGGCTTCATGTGGCTGACACTGATCGTGGCGGAAACCATTTCCGCCAACGCCGGCATCGGTTACCTGGCCATGAATGCCCGGGAGTTCCTGCAAACCGATGTGGTGGTGCTGGCGATCCTTTTGTACGCCGTGCTCGGCAAGCTGGCCGACCTGGCGGCTCGTGGGCTTGAACGGGTCTGGTTGCGCTGGCATCCGGCCTATCAGGTACGCAGCGCAGGTGCCGCATGA
- the ssuB gene encoding aliphatic sulfonates ABC transporter ATP-binding protein, whose translation MSAQQPPRLLRGIPLVVRQLQKTFGSRQVLQDLDLHIPAGQFVAVVGRSGCGKSTLLRLLAGLDQPSDGQLLAGSAPLSAAQQDTRLMFQEARLLPWKRVIDNVGLGLKGHWRAQALQALEAVGLADRAQEWPAALSGGQKQRVALARALIHQPRLLLLDEPLGALDALTRIEMQQLIERLWQQHGFTVLLVTHDVSEAVAVADRVILIEDGRIGLDLPVDLPRPRARGSHRLAALEAQVLNRVLSLPGQPPEPEPVSPLPTQLRWAQ comes from the coding sequence ATGAGCGCTCAACAACCTCCACGCCTGTTGCGCGGCATTCCTCTGGTCGTGCGCCAATTGCAGAAGACCTTCGGTTCGCGACAGGTACTGCAAGACCTCGACCTGCACATCCCGGCCGGGCAGTTCGTGGCGGTAGTGGGGCGCAGCGGTTGCGGAAAAAGCACCTTGCTGCGCCTGCTGGCCGGCCTCGATCAGCCTTCGGACGGTCAGTTGCTGGCCGGTTCGGCGCCGTTGAGCGCGGCGCAACAGGACACGCGCCTGATGTTCCAGGAGGCGCGATTGCTGCCCTGGAAAAGAGTCATCGACAACGTCGGCCTGGGCTTGAAAGGCCACTGGCGAGCCCAGGCGCTACAGGCCTTGGAAGCCGTCGGTCTGGCCGACCGGGCGCAGGAGTGGCCGGCGGCGCTGTCCGGCGGGCAGAAACAACGGGTGGCCTTGGCCCGGGCGCTGATTCATCAACCGCGCCTGTTACTGCTCGACGAACCCCTGGGAGCGCTCGATGCCCTGACCCGCATCGAGATGCAACAACTGATCGAGCGTCTGTGGCAGCAACATGGTTTCACCGTGTTGCTGGTCACCCATGACGTCAGCGAAGCCGTGGCCGTCGCCGACCGGGTGATCCTGATAGAAGACGGTCGAATTGGCCTCGACCTGCCCGTCGACCTGCCACGACCACGGGCCCGCGGCTCCCATCGTCTGGCAGCCCTGGAAGCCCAGGTGCTCAATCGTGTGCTGTCCTTGCCCGGCCAACCGCCGGAACCCGAACCTGTTTCACCCTTGCCCACGCAATTGCGTTGGGCTCAATAG
- a CDS encoding TOBE domain-containing protein, which produces MTIKAINVRNQFKGVIKEIVEGDVLSEIDVQTASGIVTSVITTRSVRELELAIGSEVIAFVKSTEVSIAKL; this is translated from the coding sequence ATGACTATCAAAGCCATCAACGTACGTAACCAGTTCAAAGGCGTCATCAAGGAAATCGTGGAGGGCGACGTACTGTCGGAAATCGACGTACAGACCGCTTCCGGCATCGTCACGTCGGTGATCACTACGCGCTCGGTGAGGGAGTTGGAGCTGGCCATCGGCAGCGAAGTGATCGCCTTCGTCAAATCCACCGAGGTGTCTATCGCCAAGTTGTGA
- a CDS encoding TetR/AcrR family transcriptional regulator gives MTRIATPRKPRARSQARIDSILDAARTLLAAEGVASLSIYSVAERAGIPPSSVYHFFASVPALLEALTADVHAAFRACLLAPIDHGSLNHWRELSRLVEQRMLTIYGQDAAARQLILAQHGLTEVTQADRQHDLELSDLMHKLFARHFELPALPGDVDVFALAMELGDRVYARSVQLHGQITPRMAEEGMRVFDAYLGLYLPPYLPKREVA, from the coding sequence ATGACGCGCATTGCCACCCCTCGCAAACCCCGCGCACGCAGCCAGGCCCGGATCGATTCGATCCTCGATGCCGCCCGCACGCTGCTGGCGGCCGAAGGCGTGGCCAGCCTTTCGATCTACAGCGTCGCCGAGCGCGCGGGCATTCCGCCCTCTTCCGTGTATCACTTCTTTGCCAGCGTTCCGGCCCTGCTCGAAGCATTGACCGCGGACGTCCATGCCGCCTTCCGCGCCTGCCTGCTAGCGCCGATCGATCACGGTTCGCTGAATCATTGGCGCGAATTGTCACGACTGGTGGAGCAGCGCATGTTGACGATCTATGGCCAGGATGCCGCCGCTCGCCAATTGATCCTGGCCCAGCACGGGCTGACCGAAGTCACCCAGGCCGACCGCCAGCACGACCTGGAACTGAGCGACCTGATGCACAAACTCTTCGCCCGCCACTTCGAACTGCCGGCGCTGCCTGGTGATGTCGACGTATTCGCCCTCGCCATGGAATTGGGCGACCGCGTCTATGCCCGCTCGGTGCAGTTGCACGGCCAGATCACCCCTCGCATGGCCGAGGAAGGCATGCGGGTGTTCGATGCGTACCTGGGATTGTACCTGCCACCCTATTTGCCCAAGCGTGAAGTCGCCTGA
- a CDS encoding glutamine synthetase family protein, producing the protein MSVPPRAVQLNEANAFLKEHPEVLYVDLLIADMNGVVRGKRIERTSLHKVYEKGINLPASLFALDINGSTVESTGLGLDIGDADRICYPIPGTLSNEPWQKRPTAQLLMTMHELEGEPFFADPREVLRQVVTKFDELGLTICAAFELEFYLIDQENVNGRPQPPRSPISGKRPHSTQVYLIDDLDEYVDCLQDILEGAKEQGIPADAIVKESAPAQFEVNLHHVADPMKACDYAVLLKRLIKNIAYDHEMDTTFMAKPYPGQAGNGLHVHISILDKDGKNIFASEDPEQNAALRHAIGGVLETLPAQMAFLCPNVNSYRRFGAQFYVPNSPTWGLDNRTVALRVPTGSADAVRLEHRVAGADANPYLLMASVLAGVHHGLVNKIEPGAPVEGNSYEQNEQSLPNNLRDALRELDDSEVMAKYIDPKYIDIFVACKESELEEFEHSISDLEYNWYLHTV; encoded by the coding sequence ATGTCGGTACCCCCGCGTGCCGTTCAGCTTAACGAAGCGAACGCGTTCCTTAAGGAACATCCTGAGGTTCTGTACGTTGACCTTCTGATTGCGGATATGAATGGTGTGGTGCGCGGCAAGCGCATCGAACGCACCAGCCTCCACAAGGTTTACGAGAAAGGCATCAACCTGCCGGCCTCCCTGTTTGCCCTGGATATCAATGGTTCGACGGTGGAAAGCACCGGCCTGGGCCTGGACATCGGCGATGCCGACCGCATCTGCTATCCAATCCCTGGCACCCTCTCCAACGAACCCTGGCAGAAGCGCCCTACCGCGCAGCTGCTGATGACCATGCACGAGCTCGAAGGCGAGCCTTTCTTCGCCGACCCTCGCGAAGTCCTGCGCCAGGTCGTGACCAAGTTCGATGAACTGGGCCTGACCATCTGCGCAGCGTTCGAGCTGGAGTTCTACCTGATCGACCAGGAGAACGTGAATGGCCGTCCACAGCCGCCCCGCTCGCCCATTTCCGGCAAACGCCCGCATTCGACCCAGGTCTACCTGATCGACGACCTCGACGAATACGTCGACTGCCTCCAGGACATCCTGGAAGGTGCCAAGGAGCAAGGCATTCCCGCCGACGCCATCGTCAAGGAAAGTGCCCCGGCGCAGTTCGAAGTGAACCTGCACCACGTGGCCGACCCGATGAAGGCCTGCGACTACGCCGTCCTGCTCAAGCGCCTGATCAAGAACATCGCCTACGACCATGAAATGGACACCACCTTCATGGCCAAGCCCTATCCGGGCCAGGCAGGCAACGGCCTGCATGTTCACATCTCGATCCTGGACAAAGATGGCAAGAATATCTTTGCCAGCGAGGATCCCGAGCAGAACGCCGCGCTGCGTCACGCGATCGGCGGTGTGCTCGAGACCCTGCCCGCGCAGATGGCTTTCCTCTGCCCCAACGTCAACTCCTATCGCCGTTTCGGCGCACAGTTCTACGTGCCGAACTCGCCGACCTGGGGCCTGGACAACCGCACCGTGGCCCTGCGCGTCCCCACCGGTTCGGCCGATGCCGTGCGCCTGGAACACCGCGTCGCCGGCGCCGATGCCAACCCGTACCTGCTGATGGCCTCCGTGCTGGCGGGAGTGCACCACGGCCTGGTCAACAAGATCGAGCCCGGTGCGCCGGTGGAAGGCAACAGTTACGAGCAGAACGAACAGAGCCTGCCGAACAACCTGCGCGATGCCCTGCGGGAACTGGACGACAGCGAAGTCATGGCCAAGTACATCGACCCGAAATACATCGATATCTTCGTGGCCTGCAAGGAGAGTGAGCTGGAAGAGTTCGAACATTCCATCTCCGACCTCGAGTACAACTGGTACCTGCATACCGTTTAA